The Verrucomicrobiota bacterium genome includes a region encoding these proteins:
- the sucB gene encoding dihydrolipoyllysine-residue succinyltransferase, giving the protein MATAVTIPAVGESVSSGTIATWHKQDGENVAVGDILLTLETDKISQELEAEAEGILRIGIAEGEEVEIGAVVATIEEGTTTTAPPAAISEEAAAPESPAASRSGETIDVKIPAVGESISSGTIAAWHKQDGENVAVGDNLLTLETDKISQELEAEADGVLRIAVEAGEEVEIGSVVGKIQVGAAKASPKPDPTPAPQTPPPTPPVAEPKKESPAPAAKPPRPPAPLLVKSEERVTRTKMSQLRQKIASHLVNAQQTAAILTTFNECDMSAVMGLRKVLQEDFVERHGIKLGFMSFFVKAVVEGLKAEANINASLDGKEIVNYHYYDIGIAVGTPKGLVVPVLRDCDQKSFAEIEQNIIDLATKARQGKLAFEDLQGATFSITNGGIYGSLLSTPILSPPQSGILGMHSIQQRPIAQNGQVVIKPMMNLALSYDHRIVDGKEAVTFLIRVKDCIENPARLLVGA; this is encoded by the coding sequence ATGGCCACCGCAGTCACCATCCCCGCCGTCGGCGAATCTGTTTCCTCGGGCACCATCGCCACCTGGCACAAGCAAGACGGAGAAAACGTCGCCGTCGGTGACATCCTCCTCACCCTTGAAACCGACAAAATTTCCCAAGAGCTCGAAGCCGAAGCCGAAGGAATCCTCCGGATCGGAATCGCCGAAGGCGAAGAAGTCGAGATTGGAGCGGTCGTCGCCACCATTGAAGAAGGGACCACCACCACCGCTCCCCCCGCCGCCATCTCGGAAGAAGCCGCCGCTCCCGAGTCCCCCGCAGCCAGTCGCAGCGGGGAAACCATTGACGTAAAAATCCCCGCCGTCGGCGAATCCATCTCCTCCGGCACCATCGCCGCTTGGCACAAGCAAGACGGAGAAAACGTGGCCGTGGGCGACAATCTCCTCACCCTGGAAACGGACAAAATCTCCCAAGAACTCGAAGCGGAAGCCGACGGGGTTCTCCGGATTGCGGTCGAAGCTGGGGAGGAGGTCGAAATCGGCTCCGTGGTCGGCAAAATTCAAGTCGGGGCCGCCAAAGCCTCCCCGAAGCCCGACCCCACTCCCGCCCCGCAGACTCCGCCCCCCACCCCCCCAGTGGCTGAGCCCAAGAAAGAAAGCCCCGCCCCGGCTGCCAAGCCGCCCCGCCCGCCCGCTCCCCTCTTGGTCAAAAGTGAGGAGCGCGTCACGCGCACCAAGATGAGCCAGCTGCGCCAGAAAATCGCCAGCCACCTCGTCAACGCCCAGCAAACCGCTGCCATCCTCACCACCTTCAACGAATGCGACATGAGTGCCGTCATGGGCTTGCGCAAAGTGCTTCAAGAAGACTTCGTGGAACGCCATGGCATCAAACTCGGCTTCATGTCCTTCTTCGTAAAAGCCGTCGTGGAGGGCCTCAAAGCGGAGGCCAATATCAATGCCAGCCTCGATGGCAAAGAAATCGTGAACTACCACTACTATGACATCGGGATCGCCGTCGGCACTCCCAAAGGACTCGTCGTCCCCGTTCTGCGGGATTGCGATCAAAAAAGCTTCGCTGAAATTGAGCAAAACATCATCGACCTCGCCACCAAAGCCCGCCAAGGCAAACTCGCCTTCGAAGACCTCCAAGGAGCCACCTTCAGCATCACCAACGGCGGCATCTACGGATCGCTCCTGAGCACCCCCATCCTCAGCCCACCGCAGAGCGGTATCTTGGGCATGCACAGCATCCAACAACGCCCCATCGCGCAAAACGGCCAAGTCGTCATCAAGCCCATGATGAACCTCGCCCTCAGCTACGACCACCGCATCGTCGACGGCAAAGAAGCCGTCACCTTCCTCATCCGCGTGAAAGACTGCATCGAGAACCCTGCACGGCTGTTGGTGGGGGCTTGA
- a CDS encoding 2-oxoglutarate dehydrogenase E1 component, with the protein MCRFPQTLFLRTYFSLPAMKASISPRANAALLDAKYEEWRIDPQNMEPTWSAFFEGFELGVDQSSSEDGESLDGVTQLSEEQIALRAKIVSLVYSYRSLGHTVADIDPLGKQERRNEALELAALGFKEADLDREFATSFFQGNRKMTLRIMIGELRKIYCGKIGFEFLHIHNQEIRNWLRERIERRFNEDRRPKAFIRKKLFKWLEEAEALEHFLGKKFVGVKRFSLEGSEGMMVGLNTVLNHGPELGVEEIVMGMAHRGRVNVLANFLRKPLPLLFHEFHSSYVPDLLTGDGDVKYHLGYEVTRQNWDGQEVKVFLAANPSHLEAVNPVVQGKARARQRIIGDSVERKRVLPILVHGDAAFAGQGPVAEVLNLSQLTGYRTGGTIHLVVNNQIGFTTMPEDARSSAYCTDVAKMIDAPILHVNGDEPEEIYWAFKLALRYRQDFGRDIVIDLLCYRRQGHNEADQAAFTQPQQARTIAEQLSVTQKYKKHLLEEDPEVTEPEVQEIIDANANRLEKGLTEVKALLERGEPPADPTKVAILQNQYNYQPCPTGIETEKLLELGHRLVSVPEGFRINPTLEKRFLPRRREALEQGGPYDWAFAEALAFASLLVEGIGVRLSGQDSRRGTFSQRHSVFYDTETRERHIPLLTLSEDQAKFCVYNSLLSENAVLGFDYGYSLMVPQVLILWEAQFGDFANGAQVIIDQFIASSESKWQQPSGIVMLLPHGYEGMGPEHSSARLERFLQLCAEGNMQVCNLTKPAQYFHLLRRQMKRENFRKPLIVMSPKSLLSHPGCTSRTEDFAGESRFQEILRDERFFEHPERVSRLIFCSGKVYFDLVKYREEQELNDVALIRVEQLYPFHWELIKEIISPYAQASKWVWCQEEPLNQGAWFYISHRLQKLTRHRIRFAGRDRAASPAVGSKALHEAEQRKLVEQAFHV; encoded by the coding sequence TTGTGTCGCTTCCCCCAAACCCTTTTCCTCCGCACCTACTTTTCGCTCCCCGCCATGAAGGCCAGCATTTCTCCCCGTGCCAACGCCGCGCTCCTCGACGCCAAATACGAGGAGTGGCGGATCGATCCGCAGAACATGGAGCCCACCTGGTCGGCCTTCTTCGAAGGCTTCGAGCTCGGGGTGGACCAGTCCAGTTCAGAGGACGGGGAATCCCTCGATGGGGTGACCCAACTGAGCGAAGAACAGATCGCTCTCCGCGCCAAGATCGTCAGCCTCGTTTACAGCTACCGCTCGCTCGGTCACACCGTCGCGGACATCGACCCGCTCGGCAAGCAGGAGCGGCGGAATGAAGCCCTGGAGTTGGCTGCATTGGGTTTCAAAGAAGCCGACCTCGACCGCGAGTTCGCCACCTCGTTTTTCCAAGGCAATCGCAAAATGACTCTCCGCATCATGATCGGGGAGCTGAGGAAAATCTATTGCGGAAAAATCGGTTTCGAATTCCTCCATATCCACAACCAGGAGATCCGGAATTGGCTGCGGGAGCGGATCGAACGTCGTTTTAATGAAGATCGCCGCCCCAAGGCCTTCATTCGCAAGAAGCTCTTCAAGTGGCTGGAAGAGGCCGAAGCGCTCGAGCACTTCCTCGGGAAGAAATTCGTCGGCGTGAAACGTTTTTCCTTGGAGGGGAGCGAGGGCATGATGGTGGGACTGAACACCGTGCTCAATCACGGCCCCGAGCTCGGCGTGGAAGAAATCGTCATGGGCATGGCCCACCGGGGCCGGGTCAATGTGCTGGCGAATTTTCTCCGCAAGCCCCTTCCGCTGCTCTTCCACGAGTTTCACTCCAGCTATGTTCCGGATCTCCTGACGGGCGATGGCGATGTGAAATACCACCTCGGCTACGAAGTGACTCGCCAAAATTGGGATGGCCAAGAGGTGAAAGTCTTCTTGGCCGCCAATCCCAGCCACCTCGAAGCGGTCAATCCCGTGGTTCAAGGCAAGGCCCGCGCCCGCCAGCGAATCATTGGCGACAGCGTGGAACGCAAGCGCGTGCTGCCCATCCTCGTCCATGGCGATGCCGCCTTCGCTGGCCAGGGCCCGGTAGCGGAAGTCCTCAATCTCTCGCAACTAACCGGCTACCGCACCGGCGGCACCATCCACCTCGTGGTGAACAACCAAATCGGCTTCACCACCATGCCAGAGGACGCTCGCTCCTCCGCCTACTGCACGGACGTGGCCAAAATGATCGACGCCCCCATCCTCCACGTGAATGGCGATGAACCGGAAGAAATCTACTGGGCCTTCAAGCTCGCGCTTCGCTACCGGCAGGACTTCGGCCGCGACATCGTCATCGACCTCCTCTGCTATCGACGCCAAGGCCACAACGAAGCCGACCAAGCGGCCTTCACCCAACCGCAGCAAGCACGCACCATCGCCGAGCAGCTCTCCGTCACCCAGAAATACAAGAAACACCTCCTGGAAGAAGACCCCGAGGTCACCGAGCCAGAGGTGCAGGAAATCATCGATGCCAATGCCAACCGCTTGGAGAAGGGCTTGACCGAGGTTAAGGCGCTCCTGGAACGGGGCGAGCCCCCGGCCGACCCCACCAAGGTCGCCATTCTCCAAAACCAATACAATTACCAGCCCTGCCCCACCGGGATCGAGACCGAGAAGCTCCTCGAACTCGGCCACCGGCTGGTGAGCGTGCCCGAGGGCTTCCGCATCAACCCCACTCTCGAAAAGCGCTTCCTTCCCCGACGCCGCGAAGCCCTCGAACAAGGCGGACCCTATGACTGGGCCTTCGCGGAAGCCCTGGCCTTCGCCTCCCTCTTGGTGGAAGGCATCGGCGTGCGCCTCTCGGGCCAGGACAGCCGCCGCGGCACCTTCAGCCAACGCCACTCCGTCTTCTACGACACCGAAACCCGGGAACGCCACATCCCCCTTCTTACTCTCTCGGAGGACCAAGCGAAATTTTGCGTCTACAATAGCCTCCTCTCGGAGAACGCCGTCCTCGGCTTCGACTACGGCTACTCCCTCATGGTGCCCCAGGTCCTCATCCTTTGGGAAGCCCAGTTTGGGGACTTCGCGAATGGGGCTCAAGTCATCATCGACCAATTCATCGCCTCCTCCGAATCGAAGTGGCAACAGCCCAGTGGCATCGTCATGCTCCTGCCGCACGGCTATGAAGGCATGGGCCCGGAGCACTCCAGCGCCCGCCTCGAGCGCTTCCTCCAGCTCTGCGCCGAGGGCAATATGCAAGTCTGCAATCTCACCAAGCCCGCGCAATACTTTCACCTCTTGCGGCGCCAGATGAAACGGGAAAACTTCCGCAAGCCGCTCATCGTCATGTCGCCCAAGAGCTTGCTCAGTCACCCGGGGTGCACCTCGCGCACCGAAGATTTTGCCGGGGAAAGCCGCTTCCAGGAAATCCTCCGTGACGAGCGATTCTTCGAGCACCCCGAGCGCGTCAGCCGCCTCATCTTCTGCTCGGGGAAAGTCTACTTCGACCTCGTGAAGTATCGTGAAGAACAGGAGCTCAACGACGTCGCCCTCATCCGTGTGGAACAACTCTACCCCTTCCACTGGGAGCTCATCAAGGAAATCATCTCGCCCTACGCGCAGGCGTCCAAATGGGTCTGGTGCCAGGAAGAACCGCTCAACCAAGGGGCTTGGTTCTACATCAGCCATCGACTCCAAAAGCTCACTCGCCACCGAATCCGCTTCGCCGGCCGGGACCGCGCCGCCAGCCCGGCCGTTGGCTCGAAGGCCCTCCATGAGGCCGAGCAGAGGAAACTCGTCGAGCAAGCCTTCCACGTCTGA
- a CDS encoding ATP-binding cassette domain-containing protein, with protein sequence MIRVQQLTKKYYGKTVVREVSFEVGRGEIVGFLGPNGAGKTTTLRMITGYLSPTQGRVEVDGIDVVAHSLEARRRIGYMPENVPLYPEMRVKEYLRFRAELKGVPRKECRERTEVVMKQCGLEEVRRKIIQNLSKGYRQRVGLADALIHRPPLLILDEPTNGLDPNQIRQVRDFIKNLGEKHTILLSTHILSEVEAICDKVIILDRGTVKASDTPGLLAKQLRRASTLVVEVQPGEANVERLCRKLAGVRKVVATPLAEDWTRLVIRCVAGEDVRPQLDRLVKEHGWPLREFRFKRASLEDVFTEITHPDA encoded by the coding sequence ATGATTCGCGTCCAACAGCTCACCAAAAAATACTATGGGAAGACCGTGGTGCGGGAGGTGTCTTTTGAGGTAGGCCGGGGAGAAATCGTGGGCTTTCTCGGTCCTAATGGCGCCGGCAAGACGACGACGCTTCGCATGATCACTGGCTACCTCTCGCCCACCCAGGGCCGGGTGGAGGTGGACGGGATCGATGTGGTGGCCCATTCGCTCGAAGCCCGACGGCGCATTGGCTACATGCCGGAAAATGTCCCTCTCTATCCCGAGATGCGCGTGAAGGAATACCTCCGCTTCCGGGCCGAACTCAAGGGCGTGCCCCGAAAAGAGTGTCGCGAGCGGACGGAGGTCGTCATGAAGCAATGCGGTCTGGAAGAGGTGCGGCGCAAAATCATTCAGAATCTCTCCAAGGGCTACCGGCAACGAGTCGGGCTGGCGGACGCCCTCATTCACCGCCCCCCTCTCCTCATTCTCGACGAGCCGACCAATGGTCTCGATCCCAATCAAATCCGCCAGGTGCGCGACTTCATCAAAAACTTGGGGGAGAAGCACACCATCCTTCTCTCCACCCACATTTTGAGCGAAGTGGAGGCCATTTGCGACAAGGTCATTATCCTCGACCGCGGCACGGTCAAGGCCTCGGACACCCCGGGGCTTCTCGCCAAGCAGCTCCGCCGAGCTAGCACCCTCGTGGTGGAGGTCCAGCCGGGCGAGGCCAATGTGGAGCGACTTTGCCGCAAACTGGCCGGCGTCCGCAAAGTGGTGGCGACGCCTTTGGCAGAAGACTGGACTCGCCTCGTCATCCGCTGCGTGGCGGGCGAGGACGTCCGGCCGCAGCTGGATCGATTGGTCAAAGAGCACGGCTGGCCCCTGCGGGAGTTCCGCTTCAAGCGGGCGTCCCTCGAGGACGTCTTCACTGAAATCACCCATCCCGACGCCTGA
- a CDS encoding ABC transporter permease, translating into MRAYWILLKKELNVYRNSPVTYLALGFLIFTQGLAFSFSVGEFTKGPSPFGLVQIVFNANSLLLFWMPLLVIVPLLTMRLFAEEKKLGTIETLFTAPVNVSSVVLAKYTAALILFTLLWLPSGLNFRIFEWVTGQDAIISGRAYWCAYALILLLGAQMLAVGCFGSALTSNQLLAALLTFTILLAFFAFGFLNEFFRNLPTVTQAIVEHVSASSHMRRFSQGLFDTRPLFWHLSLAAFFLFLTYTALRQQRGGV; encoded by the coding sequence ATGCGCGCCTATTGGATCCTCTTAAAAAAAGAGCTGAACGTCTACCGCAACTCACCGGTGACCTATCTCGCTTTAGGATTTCTGATCTTCACGCAAGGACTGGCCTTCAGTTTCTCGGTCGGCGAATTCACGAAAGGGCCTTCCCCTTTTGGTTTGGTGCAAATCGTCTTCAACGCGAACTCGCTCCTGCTCTTTTGGATGCCCCTGCTCGTGATCGTGCCGCTGCTCACGATGCGCCTTTTCGCAGAGGAGAAGAAGCTCGGCACCATAGAAACCCTTTTCACCGCACCGGTGAACGTCAGCTCGGTGGTGCTCGCGAAATACACCGCCGCGCTCATTCTCTTCACGCTTTTGTGGCTGCCGAGCGGGCTCAACTTTCGCATTTTCGAATGGGTGACCGGCCAGGACGCCATCATCAGCGGGCGGGCCTACTGGTGTGCCTATGCCCTCATTCTGCTCTTGGGGGCCCAGATGCTAGCCGTGGGCTGCTTTGGTTCTGCCCTGACCTCGAATCAGCTCCTGGCCGCCCTGCTCACCTTCACCATTTTGCTGGCCTTCTTTGCCTTCGGTTTCTTGAACGAGTTCTTCCGCAATCTGCCGACCGTGACCCAAGCCATCGTCGAACACGTCAGCGCCAGCTCCCACATGCGGCGCTTCTCCCAAGGCCTCTTTGATACCCGCCCGCTCTTTTGGCACCTCAGCCTGGCGGCCTTCTTTCTCTTCCTGACCTACACCGCTCTGCGCCAACAGCGAGGAGGGGTCTGA